The Fusarium musae strain F31 chromosome 10, whole genome shotgun sequence genome window below encodes:
- a CDS encoding hypothetical protein (EggNog:ENOG41) has protein sequence MASTLFLVFLGLGVFFVALTLYLRRINRLLKETPHQVGQLRGKPWTPELLRQTYEALEKSPINFDGLLPPKLDRRYIVTGGNGLVGGYIVLQLLARGTPPRCIRIVDVRETERDDLRQGLAAQVDFVQTDITSKAAVGDAFSKPWDPKIASLPLTVFHTAAIIIPGARSKYLYKFTEAVNVQGTKNVLAASRAVGADIFSSTSSASISIRPVEAFVAPWAEPKHYWQVIDTQDFDKPLREHEGYFANYAVSKAIAERLVCAENGPSFRTGCIRPGNGIYGHPSDNLIGNLLARDVNQTWIPHIVQNFVHGANVAVAHLYHEAALEKEDCTQAGKPFVVTDDGPPIAFGDVYSAVEVLSMHPFQNVIVPPLVILLMTHIVEWFILLPHRLPFLKGVLPEVKGDLRTLQPGLITICTHLVASDAEARKPVSEGGLGYKGLLTTLKGVVSVIVDWNHDHAAEQTREGKKIYQGSLRLAEMLEEAGSSTPL, from the exons ATGGCTAGTACgctcttcttggtgtttctTGGACTAGGCGTGTTTTTTGTGGCTCTCACCCTCTATCTTCGGCGCATTAACAGGTTGCTGAAAGAGACGCCCCATCAGGTTGGACAACTAAGGGGCAAGCCTTGGACCCCAGAATTACTGAGACAAACCTACGAAGCCCTCGAAAAATCTCCAATAAACTTTGATGGGCTATTACCTCCCAAACTTGACAGAAGATACATTGTCACGGGAGGTAATG GACTTGTCGGTGGATACATAGTTCTCCAGTTATTGGCTCGTGGGACGCCGCCTAGGTGCATCCGAATTGTCGATGTCCGAGAGACTGAGCGAGATGATCTTCGGCAAGGTCTAGCCGCCCAAGTGGACTTTGTGCAGACAGACATTACCTCCAAGGCTGCTGTGGGCGATGCCTTTTCTAAGCCGTGGGATCCGAAGATAGCATCTTTACCACTCACTGTCTTCCATACAGCTGCTATCATCATACCCGGAGCCAGGTCCAAGTATCTCTACAAGTTCACCGAAGCCGTCAATGTACAGGGAACCAAGAATGTATTGGCTGCTTCTCGTGCAGTTGGCGCCGATATCTTCAGCTCAACATCGTCAGCTTCGATATCCATCCGACCCGTCGAAGCCTTTGTAGCACCATGGGCAGAGCCGAAGCACTATTGGCAGGTCATAGACACCCAGGACTTCGATAAGCCATTGCGAGAACACGAGGGATACTTTGCCAACTACGCTGTTTCGAAGGCCATTGCAGAACGTCTTGTATGTGCCGAAAATGGACCGTCTTTTCGCACAGGATGTATTCGACCTGGGAATGGTATCTATGGTCATCCCTCGGATAATCTCATCGGCAATCTTCTGGCTAGAGATGTAAATCAAAC TTGGATCCCGCACATAGTACAGAATTTCGTTCATGGCGCTAACGTAGCCGTCGCGCATCTATACCATGAAGCTGCActagaaaaagaagattgCACTCAAGCTGGTAAGCCATTTGTGGTCACGGATGATGGTCCGCCAATCGCTTTCGGAGACGTTTATTCCGCCGTGGAAGTCTTATCTATGCACCCTTTTCAAAATGTCATCGTACCACCATTAGTCATCCTTTTAATGACACACATTGTCGAATGGTTCATCTTACTTCCTCATCGCCTTCCATTCCTCAAAGGGGTACTCCCGGAGGTTAAAGGCGATCTCAGAACACTTCAGCCTGggctcatcaccatctgcaCTCATTTGGTAGCATCTGATGCTGAGGCTAGGAAGCCTGTCTCCGAAGGCGGGTTGGGTTACAAAGGGCTTCTCACGACACTAAAGGGGGTTGTATCAGTCATTGTGGACTGGAACCATGATCATGCAGCTGAACAGACcagagaaggaaagaagatatatcaaggttcatTACGACTGGCCGAGATGTTAGAAGAGGCTGGATCGTCTACTCCTCTTTAG